The genomic interval TGCGCGGAGTTTCCTGCATGCCGCGAAAAAGTCCGCAAACGTAATAGCGAACGGCGTCCGTCGTTTTTGAATCCATTTCTCTCACTCCCCTATCAAGCGATCTATTATCCGCCGGGCAACAAACCACTCCGCGCGGAGACGATCCAGCGACGCTCTCCCCTCTGCGGTGAGCGAATAGTATTTCCGCCTTCCGCCCTGGGTTTCTCCGCCCCAATACGACGAAACCCAGCCAAGCCCTTCAAGGCGCCTGAACGCCGAGTAGAGCGAGGGTTCCTTAAGTTCGTACTCGCCGCCGGAGCGGCTGAGCACTTCCTTGTACACTTCGTACCCGTACCGATCCTGATCGGACAGCAGTCCGAGGATGATGGTATCGATGTGGCCCCTGATTATTTCTTTGCCGATTAATTCTTCACTCATAGTACTATGTCTGTAATAGTATTATGAGACATTTTTTTTGTCAATCTTTTTTAGTACACTCTTGCCCCGAACGACGCCGACACCGTATATTCCGTCTATGGAATCATGGAAACGCAAAACGGCATTTTTTCTGGCCGGCCAAACCGTATCCCTTTTCGGTTCGTCCCTTGTTCAGTATGCCCTGCTATGGCATCTCACCCTTGAGACCCGCTCGGGAGCCGTGATGACCGGATACATCATCTGCGGTTTTCTTCCCGGACTTGTCCTTTCGCCCTTCGCCGGCGTGTGGGCGGACCGGTACGACCGAAAAAAGCTCATCGTTCTGGCAGACGCCTTCATAGCCCTGGTAACCCTCGCCGCCGCCGTAGCCCTCTTTTCCGGCGCTCCCGAGATTCCGCTTTTCTTCGCGATGGCGGCCCTCCGGTCTGCGGGAGGAGCGGTGCACCAGCCCTGCGTCGGAGCCTTTCTGCCGTCCCTGGTTCCTGAAGAACAGCTCACTCGGGTGAACGGCATAAACGGCGGCATTCAGAGCGCGCTCATGATAGCATCCCCGATGGCGGCCGGCGCCCTCCTCGGCTTCATGCCGGTGTCGGCGATTTTCTTCATCGACGTTTTTACCGCGCTCATAGCCATCGCGATTCTGGCCTTTCTGGTTCCCTCTACCCATCCTCAAACCGGCGCGGAGGCGCCCTCCGGAGGCTATATCGAAGAAATAGCCGCAGGCATGAAATATATACGCGATCACCGGTTTTTGAAGGAATTATTCATTTACATCGGGATTCTCTACGTGCTGGTGTCTCCGGCCGCTTTTCTCACCCCCCTGCAGACGGCGCGCAGCTTCGGGCCGGAATACTGGCGGCTGACGGCGATAGAAATAGCGTTTTCTCTCGGGATGCTGCTGGGAGGAGCGGGGATCGCAATGTATCCGGGACCGAAAAACCGAATGAAAACCATTCTAGCCGCGAACGCCGTAATGGCCGCTTGCACTATCGGCCTCGCGTTAAGCCCCGTGCTTCCCCCTGCCGCCTCATTTTCCGTCTATCTCGGTTTCATGGGTCTGTTCGGCGTGAGCATGCCGTTTCTCAACACGCCCTCTACGGTGCTGATCCAGGAACATGTAGACAACGCCTATCTGGGAAGAGTATTCGCGGTGTTCGGAATCCTCTCGGGTTCGCTCATGCCGCTGGCCATGCTGGTGTTCGGCCCGCTTTCGGACGCCCTCAAACTAGAACCGATCCTCGCCGCGACGGGCGCCGCCATGTTCATCCTCGTTCTTCTGGTTCCGTTGAACCGCCGGCTCAGAAATCCCGCTTCAGCGGAAGAGCGCTGATTCGCCGGCCGCTCTGGAATTGAAATAACCCGGTCCCCGTGCAAAGCACTGGTTTTTTTACTATACTCGAAATGATGAACGCAAAAAACGATCTTGCCCGCGAATTGGAAACGCTCCGATCAGCCCATAACTATCGCGCCTTCATGGCCTTAAGCGGAATGCTTTTCCTCAGCTGCGCTCTATTTCTCGGCCAGCATCTCGTCATGCCCGACTCCTACCCCGAGGACTGGATTCCCCGATTGTACGTAACGCTCTACGCGGGATCCATGGTCTTCGCTCTGGTTTTCAGCGCGCTTTTATACCTCGCCAGAAAAAAAGATTCGCGGACTCTCATACTCGCTCTATCGTTCGTCTTTTCCTTTCTTGCAGTTTCGCTCGGCCTTGCCTTAAGCTTTCTGGATTATCAATACTCGGATAATTTAACAGCCGTGTACATCGCGTCGATCGGAATCTCGGTGATGCTGAGCGCGCCGTACATCCTTCACCTCATTCTGCAGCTTTGGCTCGTTGCATGTTCAAGCGCGGTCTACTTTCTATTCTTGAAGGACACAGCCAATCCCAGCCTCATGATGTCGTTCATCTTCCTCGGAGGTTTAAGCCTCGCCTTCGGCTATTACACCGAGCGGAGCCGATGGAAGACGAATCTTGCGACCATTCAACTGAAGGCCCTGACTCTTCACGATCAGATGACCGGCGCCTACAACCGCATATTCCTGAACGAGTATATGACGAAGCTGCTGGACGCCAAACATCGATACGGAACGCCCCTGTCGTGCATACTTATCGACGTCGACCATTTTAAATCGGTGAACGACACTCACGGACACCTGGCGGGCGACAGGGTGCTTGTCGAACTGGTTCGCCGCCTGAGAGATACCGTCCGCAGCGCGGATATAGTGGCTCGCATGGGCGGCGAGGAATTCCTCATCGTTCTCCCCCAGACTACGCTCGACAAGGCCCTCGTCGTCGCGAACAAGCTTCGCCTTGCCGTAGAACAGACGCCCATAGCGAATCTGTCGATCACCGTGAGCGCGGGAGCGGCGGAAATAGACGATTCGGAAACCTTCGAATCGGCCTTCCACCGCTGCGACGAAGCCCTCTACCGCGCGAAAAAATCGGGCCGAAACCGGGTCGAGGCGAGCATACTGTAAAAATACGTAAACTGCCGGAGACTCTCCTGTACAGAACGCTTTACTCCCCGTATACTATGACGGCTATGTTCATGATGCACCGCCGGATGAAATCGCCATCACTGAAAAAACAAAACGACCTCATGTTCAGCATAACCTTGAGCGTTTCTCTCTTTCTCGTTATTACAATATGTTCCGTAGTAGCAAGCTACTTTTATCTCGAAGAAATCGGAAACCAATCTGATTCAATCATGCGGGAGGTAAACTCCCTTGCGATAGAACTGCAGAAAACGCCCGCCTACGCGGGGGAAACTACGAAAGAGGCCTGGAAAAGGGTCGTTCAACGACAGGAGGAAGCCTCCCGATTTTTCCGTTTCCGCGCTGTTTTAAGCGAACCCCGTTTCACGAACGCTCTCGAAGGAGAGCAATATCGCCTCGAAATGCGTGCCTTCGCCTCGAGAATCAGCTTTAACCGCGGCAAGATATTCCAATGGAACCAGATCATCAATCTGGTGCTCCTTGCAATTTCCTTTTCCGGCATCGTGTTCCAGCTCACCCTCGTCGCTTTGAACCGGAGATCGCTGAAAACCTTTCTTTCCGCGATGGAGCAGGGAATCTCGTCGATAGACGACCTGTTGCAGTTCAAACGGATACAACGGAGCGAACATCCCGGTGAGCGCTTTCCGGAGCTCATAGATCTGTTCACGCGCATCGACCGGGTTACCGCCCTCATCAATCTCGATCACGACATGGGGCGGCTGTCCGGTCTCGGGAATATGGATTTTCTGGTCGACGGCCTTTCTGAGACGATCAATCAGTTCATGCCCTGCCAGCGCCTGGCCCTCGCCTTCAGAACCTCGAATTCGGTCATCACCGCGGAAACGGTGAAAGCGGACTATTCCGACCTCCACCTCGTGCCGGGCCATTCCGAAAGAATAGACGCAGGGTCCCTGCATCAGATAGCGGAACACAGGACCCCCCGGATCATCAATAATCTTCCGGAGTACGCCCACACGCGCGAAGTATCGGTTGCCACGAAGCTTCTGCTGAAAGAGGGAATATTCTCCAGCGTTACGGCGCCGCTCGTCTTCCGTGATAAATGCGTCGGCTTCATTTTTGTTTCTACGCGCGAAAATATCGAGTATCACAGCGATCACGCCCGGGAATTGGCGCGCATCGCGTCGGCGGTGAGCCATACCCTGTACACGGAGTTCCTCTTTCAGGAAACGGTTGCCGAAACGACGCGGGCCTTCGTATCCCTCATGAGCGAGAAGGACAATGAAACAAGCCAGCACCTGGTCAGGATGGCGCGGTATTCGTTCATCGTGGCCCGCAAATATAATCAGACGGTGCGGCGCCTTGAACCCGCTCTGCTGCGCGAGATTCTCTGGTTCGCACCCCTGCACGACATCGGTAAAATCGGAATCACCGATCTGATTCTGCACAAAACCGGGCCGCTCACCGACGATGAAAGAAAAACGATGCAAACCCATGTGTTCATCGGAGAACGGGTGCTCCGGGAGATGGACGCCAGTTTGAAGCAAGTACTCTCCGAATCCCTTCTGAAAACCGCGATCGAGATAATCGGCGGCCACCATGAAAAATTCGACGGTTCAGGATATCCGCGCAGACTTGCGGGAGAGAATATACCGCTCGCCGGAAGAATCGTGGCCGCTGCCGACGTATTCGACGCCCTCACCTCGAAGCGGCCCTATAAGGATGCTTGGCCGGTAGAAAAGGCGGTGTCGTGGATGAAAAACTCGATGCCGGGACATTTCGATCCCGAGGTGTTCGGCTGTCTGGAATCCTCTATAGAAGATATTCTGACGGTCTACGAAGAGCTCAAGGAAGTGTAGACGGGGTTTCTCCGCAGGCAAGCTCGTCCATGCGCCTGAGCCTGCGGGCCAGATCGCGCGCGAGATTCATCATGAACACCGAATACAGCCGCGTATCCAGCTTATAGAGGGCGTACAATCCGGCGTGGCTGAGGCAGGCGGCTGTTGCCGGTTCGAGAGCGGCGATGGTCGCGGCGGAAGGGCGGGTGTCCAGCATTTCGATTTCGCCGAAGCTGTCTCCCTCCCGGAAGTCGATCAGAACAAGGCCCCGGCGGGTGACGCGAACCGAGCCCGAGAGCAGGAAGAAAATCTGATTGTTCGGTTCGCCCTCGGTAAGAAGGAGATCGCCGGCGGCAAACGATTTCGGCTCGAACAGATGCGCGACCTTCGCAAGATCGTCTTGCGAAAAACCGCCGAACAGCGAATGTCTGTTGAAACCCGAAGCATCGATCATAGTTCTAAGAATCGGCCCGGAAGGGCCGATTGTCAAGAAGCGCCGTTTCTAGCGTTTTTTTTCCTTCGTCAAACTTGAAAGCATCAAACTCCAAAAACACAGGGCTATGTTGAATAGCGGAATCTGAAGATTCGACGGCATCGCGTAGATGATGCTGACCATCGGAATCCACACGCCCCAAGTGGAAATGAGGATGGAGAGCACGCGGGGGCCGATGGACGACCACAGCGCGCGGTCCGCAAGAGAAGCGGGGCGGAAGGAGTTTTCAAGCCACCAGTAGGCGAGAATCTGCGTCCAGGCGGCCCAGACGGGATTGTACACGAACTGATCCATCAGCACCTTCGGAATGATCTTCGACGCTTCGGCACCGGCGCCGAACAGGATATCCTGGAAGCGATAGAAAAGATCCACCTCGACTCCCTTCCATGCCCAGAAAGCCGCGAGAAAGAGGCCTGCCTGCCAGGGACGCACCGGCCAGGACGACTGGCCGCTTTTGCGGTTCATCGCGGAGCGCCAGAAAAAAGGAATCAGGCCGCCGAAAATCGCGGTCGCGATCGCCGAATACAGAAATCCTCCGCGGGATTTCAGGGCTCCCAGGGTTTCCAGAGCGTCGGTGACGGGAGAAAAGAAATAATACCCGAGGACGACGGCCATGGCGACGAGCCACAAAACAAGGCCTGGAAGAGCGTTTTCGCGGGCTGACGAGAGTCCGGCGCGGAGAGCCGCTGAAAGGGAAAGACGGGGTGTCGGGAGCGAATCGGTTTCATTCATGATGCGCATCAGTAAACTAAAAAAAACGATTCTAGACAAGATCAACGGGACTGTATCGGTTTTTACAGGAATAAAAAAACCGCGTACAAGAGCGATGCTCGTACGCGGTTATCAAGAGCCGCCGGATGGTTCCCGGGAACCGGGAGGCTCTCCGATCATGACTTGGCGCGCTCGGAGAACGATCCGTCCCGAGTGTCGAGAAGAATGCGGGTACCCATTTCGCAGAACAGGGGAACCTGGACTTCGTAGCCGGTGTCGAGGGTGGCGGGCTTGGAAGCCTTTCCGGAAGTGTCGCCGCGGATGCCGGGTTCGCAATAGGTGATCTCGCGCTCGACCAGGATGGGGAGGCTTACGCCGACGGGCTTTCCGTTATAGAAAGTCAGTTCGACGATGAACTCGTCGCCGTCTTTGATGTAGTTCGCGTTGTCGCCCAGGTCTTCCTTGGAAATTTCGAACTGTTCGTAGGTTTCTTCGTCCATGAAGACATAGTTATCGCCGTCGAGGTAGGACAGTTTTACCTTGTGAAGCTCAAGATCCGCTTCCTGGAATTTCTCGCTTGAGTCGAAACCGACGTCCATCGTCTGGCCGCTGACGATATTCTTGATTCTCAGGCGATACACCATCGAACCGCGGCCGCTTTTGTTGCCCAGCATGCGCTGGACGATCATGGGGTCATTTCCGTTCATGAAAACGGTGCCGACCCGTAATTGGGAAGCTGCTAACATGTTACACTCTCAAAAAATTGCTCTATGCCGCACAGGACGGCCATTGATTCTAACCTGAATCGAGGAAAAAAGTCAGCAGGTTGGCCGCCAGATTTCCGGTTTTTCCCGCTTCCGCAGCCATTTTACGGAACGATTCGCTTAAACTCCGGCCGCAATCCGGTTCGGAAACCGCGCAGGATCTGAAAAACCTGATCAAATCCTCCTCCCCGGGAACCGCCGCGTTAAAATCCCATAGAATTCTCTCCCACAACGCAAAGTCGGCTGTAGCGAAAAAGGGGCGGGCAAAGTCGAGAAATGCTTTAATCTTGGCATGATGGCCGTCTCCGCCGAACGGGTAACACTCCCAGACAAAGGGTTTCCCCGACAATATCGCGCGCGACCAGCTCTCCTCGCCCCGCACGATCAACAGGTCCGCCGAATCGAAAACCGAATCCCATTCGAGCTGGGGAAGCATGGGAAGTTCTTCGACCGGGAAGGGACGGCCCGAACTGTTCCATGCGTCGAGAAAGGGCGAAGCGCTTCGCCCCGCCGCGAGAAGAACGCGCACCGGCCGATCGGCGTGAAAGGCCTTCAAGGCCGACGCAAGCGAAGAAAAGTCGTGCTCGTAGCTGAATAATAGAATTCTGAACTCGCTGCCGCCCGCGTGCAAGCTGCCGTCGGCGTGCAAGCTGCCGCCGGCGTGCAAGCTGCCGTCGGCGTGCGTTCTGCCGCCGACGTGCAAGCTGCTGTCGGCGTGCAAGCTGCCGTCGGCGTACAAGCTGCCGTCGGCGTGCAAGCTGCCGCCGGCGTGCAAGCTTCCGCCGGCGTACAAGCTGCCGTCGGCCTGCAAGCTGCCGTCGGCGTGCAAGCTGCCGTCGGCGTGCAAGCTGCCGCCCGCGTGAGATCTGCCGCCCGCGTGCAAGCTGCCGCCTCCGTGAAAGTCGTCCTCGCTGCGAGGCGCGCTTTCCTCCGAAGGCAGAAGCCCGCCGGTTCCGCTGATGAAACCGGGCATGAACACGTATTTGCGAACTTGAGGAGACCGCGTGAGAGACGGCAAAAGATGGAAATCCCGCGCCCAGCTCTCGGCGGTTAGGTACTCGAGATTCAGCAGCACGCGAATGCCGTCGTCATCTGCATCGAACAGTATTTCCTCGAACCACTCGGGCCTTCCGCACGCGTAGCACTCCAGAATATAGCGCGGCCGCCGGGCGCTGAACTCTGCCAAAGCCTCGGGACCCGGATCGTTCCAGGATGCGACTAGCCAATCGGGAGAGCCGGAGTCAGGCGCCGGGACAGTCTGGAAACCGAACCCTGCGCGAACAGCCGGATAGAGAGCTGAAAAAGCCGCGAGATCGTCCACTATCAATCTGAGACGGAGCGGATCGCCGGCGCCGCCGGGAGTTCCTGAGCGGGCGCGGCACAACGCGCGGGAGAGCCGGTATACGAAGCCGATATCGCCGAGATTGTCGACTACGGAGCAGAGAATATCAATCGTCACGGGAAGGATTCATCACGGCGCCGGCGAATAAAACCATGCCGGTTTGTCCGGCCCGGATACAGAACACGTAGGGCCTGTCGAGAGTCAAAGTCTCGTCGCCGGGACCCGCCGTTCCGTCAACCTGTGCGACGGTGACCGCATACGCAACAGTGCCCGCTTCGTCCGCGATAAGCCCGGCGCGATGTCTCACCCCTGACAGAAAAGCGCCCTGATCCGCGAACATACGCGAAAGGGGATTTCCTTCCGCGTTAAAAACCCTGGTCATCCCGAGCGTTTTTAAATACTCGGTAAGGACGGTGTCTGCTTCATATGAAAGTTTCGGCATCTCGAGTATTCCGTATGCGTAACTGCCCGTCGCAAACCCATCCTCTGCCCGGCCGTCATCGGAGGCGAAGGAATCGCGCCGCGCGACTGTCTCACGCAACGCAGCGTCCAAATCTCTTTTAATGAAATCCGCTATGGAAACGCCTTCGTCGGGGAGATAGAGATCCATATAAAAATAATCGGCCTTATTCGTTCCGTAGAAGATAAGGGCGTTCCGGTATCCCTCCCCTTCGCGTACGAGATGGCGGTACTCGGATCGCATCATGTCCGCGTCGACCAGAGTCCCGTCGGATAATAAGAAGGGCTGGCGCTTCGTTTGGGTACAGTCGAAGGGAGACGCCCAATCGGCCTTGAAAAAAACGGCGTTCGCGATGAAGGCAAGTGTATCGGATGTTATTGAATCGGGTACAATATAGTCTTTTATGTATCCGCCGGTATTTGTCTCGATCCACTCATTCATCACGCCAGCGGCCTCGGTCTGATTACCGAAGCCCAAACCCTCGACCCAGGCGCCGAAACGGGTCTTCGCTCCGTCGGCGAATCCTTCGGCGAGCCTAAGGGAGTTCCTGAAAAATACCGCGTCTGCGGAATTGAAGACGACGCTGCCGTCCGCGGTTAAAAGCTCCCCGAGGGCAGAAGCCGCGCCGCTGACCGCCTCAGGACCGCCGAGAACGTCCAATATTTGGGCTTTGGCCTGATCCGACGCTCCTTCCGACACCAAAGCCAGACAACGGCTCGCGCTGAACGGCGATATCAGCAGGTTGGTCCCCGGATACTCGCGATCGGAAGCGATGAGAGACAATAGATCGACCGCAAAAGCATTTACTCCCTCGGCGTATCCTTCTGAAATCATCCTATCCTGTCCGTTCTGAGGAACAGCATTGTAGATAAAAAGAGTACGGTCCGAAGCAAGAGAACCGGTTTTTGGTTTTGCCTTGTTCTCCGTCGGTCCGGAGATAATACCGGAACAGGACGCAAAAAGGGAGACAAGAATACAGCAAAACATACAGGGGGAAAAACATGCGGCCGCGGCCGATCGGATAAAGCGGTGCTTCAAGCGGAGCCTCCGGCGTCCAGTATAGCACCGTCGGGGATTCGGAGCAAGAAAACGCCCCGGAACGTTCAAGATCCGGGGCGTATGCGTGTTCAATACGCGATCACTTCCTTGATCATGAATTCCCGCCCGCCCAGCAGTTCGAAGCGCGTATCCCCGCAGGCAGGGCAGGATTCGCCGTCAGTCGGCGGATGGAACACCTTTCCGCACGCGGTGCAGCGGCCGTTCGCCGGGAGCACCTCGATGCGGAGCTTGGTGTCCGCAAGGAGGGTTCCGTCGACTGCCGCAGGATAGCATTCTTCGATGAATCGGGGAATCATGGAAGACAGCTCGCCGATCTGGAGAACCAGGGTATCGATCCGCATGAGAGAATTCTCCCGCGCGAAATCCTCAACTGTTTTCACTACTTCTATGACAACGCCGAGTTCATGCATCGATTCTCTACCGCCTTAGGCCTTGCCGTCCGGACGGGGCGCGTTTTTCTCCGAAGGAACGAAGAATGTCGCCGCGGCCTTGAAAGGCTTTAGGGCGACGAGTTTCAGGGCTCGCTTGACCGCATGCTTCTTTACCGCCGGGCGGATCTCTCTGAGCTCGAGGCCCGCCCCGTCGTATACGCGGGTCAGGCTGA from Teretinema zuelzerae carries:
- a CDS encoding PadR family transcriptional regulator, with product MSEELIGKEIIRGHIDTIILGLLSDQDRYGYEVYKEVLSRSGGEYELKEPSLYSAFRRLEGLGWVSSYWGGETQGGRRKYYSLTAEGRASLDRLRAEWFVARRIIDRLIGE
- a CDS encoding MFS transporter; the protein is MESWKRKTAFFLAGQTVSLFGSSLVQYALLWHLTLETRSGAVMTGYIICGFLPGLVLSPFAGVWADRYDRKKLIVLADAFIALVTLAAAVALFSGAPEIPLFFAMAALRSAGGAVHQPCVGAFLPSLVPEEQLTRVNGINGGIQSALMIASPMAAGALLGFMPVSAIFFIDVFTALIAIAILAFLVPSTHPQTGAEAPSGGYIEEIAAGMKYIRDHRFLKELFIYIGILYVLVSPAAFLTPLQTARSFGPEYWRLTAIEIAFSLGMLLGGAGIAMYPGPKNRMKTILAANAVMAACTIGLALSPVLPPAASFSVYLGFMGLFGVSMPFLNTPSTVLIQEHVDNAYLGRVFAVFGILSGSLMPLAMLVFGPLSDALKLEPILAATGAAMFILVLLVPLNRRLRNPASAEER
- a CDS encoding GGDEF domain-containing protein, which encodes MMNAKNDLARELETLRSAHNYRAFMALSGMLFLSCALFLGQHLVMPDSYPEDWIPRLYVTLYAGSMVFALVFSALLYLARKKDSRTLILALSFVFSFLAVSLGLALSFLDYQYSDNLTAVYIASIGISVMLSAPYILHLILQLWLVACSSAVYFLFLKDTANPSLMMSFIFLGGLSLAFGYYTERSRWKTNLATIQLKALTLHDQMTGAYNRIFLNEYMTKLLDAKHRYGTPLSCILIDVDHFKSVNDTHGHLAGDRVLVELVRRLRDTVRSADIVARMGGEEFLIVLPQTTLDKALVVANKLRLAVEQTPIANLSITVSAGAAEIDDSETFESAFHRCDEALYRAKKSGRNRVEASIL
- a CDS encoding HD domain-containing phosphohydrolase produces the protein MKSPSLKKQNDLMFSITLSVSLFLVITICSVVASYFYLEEIGNQSDSIMREVNSLAIELQKTPAYAGETTKEAWKRVVQRQEEASRFFRFRAVLSEPRFTNALEGEQYRLEMRAFASRISFNRGKIFQWNQIINLVLLAISFSGIVFQLTLVALNRRSLKTFLSAMEQGISSIDDLLQFKRIQRSEHPGERFPELIDLFTRIDRVTALINLDHDMGRLSGLGNMDFLVDGLSETINQFMPCQRLALAFRTSNSVITAETVKADYSDLHLVPGHSERIDAGSLHQIAEHRTPRIINNLPEYAHTREVSVATKLLLKEGIFSSVTAPLVFRDKCVGFIFVSTRENIEYHSDHARELARIASAVSHTLYTEFLFQETVAETTRAFVSLMSEKDNETSQHLVRMARYSFIVARKYNQTVRRLEPALLREILWFAPLHDIGKIGITDLILHKTGPLTDDERKTMQTHVFIGERVLREMDASLKQVLSESLLKTAIEIIGGHHEKFDGSGYPRRLAGENIPLAGRIVAAADVFDALTSKRPYKDAWPVEKAVSWMKNSMPGHFDPEVFGCLESSIEDILTVYEELKEV
- a CDS encoding Crp/Fnr family transcriptional regulator codes for the protein MIDASGFNRHSLFGGFSQDDLAKVAHLFEPKSFAAGDLLLTEGEPNNQIFFLLSGSVRVTRRGLVLIDFREGDSFGEIEMLDTRPSAATIAALEPATAACLSHAGLYALYKLDTRLYSVFMMNLARDLARRLRRMDELACGETPSTLP
- the efp gene encoding elongation factor P; its protein translation is MLAASQLRVGTVFMNGNDPMIVQRMLGNKSGRGSMVYRLRIKNIVSGQTMDVGFDSSEKFQEADLELHKVKLSYLDGDNYVFMDEETYEQFEISKEDLGDNANYIKDGDEFIVELTFYNGKPVGVSLPILVEREITYCEPGIRGDTSGKASKPATLDTGYEVQVPLFCEMGTRILLDTRDGSFSERAKS
- the earP gene encoding elongation factor P maturation arginine rhamnosyltransferase EarP, which translates into the protein MTIDILCSVVDNLGDIGFVYRLSRALCRARSGTPGGAGDPLRLRLIVDDLAAFSALYPAVRAGFGFQTVPAPDSGSPDWLVASWNDPGPEALAEFSARRPRYILECYACGRPEWFEEILFDADDDGIRVLLNLEYLTAESWARDFHLLPSLTRSPQVRKYVFMPGFISGTGGLLPSEESAPRSEDDFHGGGSLHAGGRSHAGGSLHADGSLHADGSLQADGSLYAGGSLHAGGSLHADGSLYADGSLHADSSLHVGGRTHADGSLHAGGSLHADGSLHAGGSEFRILLFSYEHDFSSLASALKAFHADRPVRVLLAAGRSASPFLDAWNSSGRPFPVEELPMLPQLEWDSVFDSADLLIVRGEESWSRAILSGKPFVWECYPFGGDGHHAKIKAFLDFARPFFATADFALWERILWDFNAAVPGEEDLIRFFRSCAVSEPDCGRSLSESFRKMAAEAGKTGNLAANLLTFFLDSG
- a CDS encoding serpin family protein; translated protein: MISEGYAEGVNAFAVDLLSLIASDREYPGTNLLISPFSASRCLALVSEGASDQAKAQILDVLGGPEAVSGAASALGELLTADGSVVFNSADAVFFRNSLRLAEGFADGAKTRFGAWVEGLGFGNQTEAAGVMNEWIETNTGGYIKDYIVPDSITSDTLAFIANAVFFKADWASPFDCTQTKRQPFLLSDGTLVDADMMRSEYRHLVREGEGYRNALIFYGTNKADYFYMDLYLPDEGVSIADFIKRDLDAALRETVARRDSFASDDGRAEDGFATGSYAYGILEMPKLSYEADTVLTEYLKTLGMTRVFNAEGNPLSRMFADQGAFLSGVRHRAGLIADEAGTVAYAVTVAQVDGTAGPGDETLTLDRPYVFCIRAGQTGMVLFAGAVMNPSRDD
- a CDS encoding hydrogenase maturation nickel metallochaperone HypA/HybF; this encodes MHELGVVIEVVKTVEDFARENSLMRIDTLVLQIGELSSMIPRFIEECYPAAVDGTLLADTKLRIEVLPANGRCTACGKVFHPPTDGESCPACGDTRFELLGGREFMIKEVIAY